In a genomic window of Hyphomonas sp.:
- a CDS encoding proteasome-type protease, with protein sequence MTYCVALRLDRGLIFMSDTRTNAGIDNISRFRKMFTWEVPGERVITILTAGNLATTQAVISLLEERMKAPEERNPSIMAADTMFQVARLVGDTLKEVIRTQGNDGPDAEAKFGATLIVGGQIAGMEPRLFMVYPEGNFIEASDETPFFQIGETKYGRPILLRAFRPDMTFEEAVKLLYVSFDSTLKANLSVGMPLDLQTLEEGSFQVGQSRRINEDDPYFLTVSSRWGDALKLAFDSLPDYEF encoded by the coding sequence GTGACATATTGCGTGGCGCTGCGGCTGGACCGGGGGCTCATCTTCATGTCGGACACCCGGACCAATGCCGGGATCGACAATATCTCCCGGTTCCGGAAGATGTTCACTTGGGAGGTTCCGGGCGAGCGCGTCATCACCATCCTGACGGCGGGCAATCTGGCCACGACGCAGGCGGTGATCAGCCTGCTGGAAGAACGGATGAAAGCCCCTGAAGAGCGCAATCCGAGCATCATGGCGGCCGATACGATGTTCCAGGTGGCGCGCTTGGTCGGCGACACGCTGAAGGAAGTCATCCGCACCCAGGGCAATGACGGGCCGGATGCGGAAGCAAAATTCGGCGCGACCCTGATCGTGGGCGGCCAGATCGCCGGCATGGAGCCACGGCTGTTCATGGTCTATCCGGAAGGCAATTTCATCGAGGCGAGCGACGAGACGCCCTTCTTCCAGATCGGCGAGACAAAATATGGCCGACCGATTCTGCTGCGGGCCTTCCGCCCGGACATGACGTTCGAGGAAGCGGTCAAGCTGCTCTATGTGTCCTTCGACTCGACCCTCAAGGCGAACCTGTCGGTCGGCATGCCGCTGGACCTGCAGACGCTGGAGGAGGGATCGTTCCAGGTGGGCCAGTCGCGCCGGATCAATGAGGACGATCCCTATTTCCTGACGGTGTCCTCACGCTGGGGCGATGCGCTGAAGCTCGCCTTCGATTCCCTGCCGGACTATGAGTTCTGA
- a CDS encoding alpha-L-glutamate ligase-like protein, translating to MIGRYRALRRAGLLGINERNLRLVNELNPRKLIRLVDDKRETKRLAIAAGIPTPELYGVIANPFHMRHLESYLDKPDGVVIKPANGSQGNGIQVLMEPMRGGWRRSNGQRALLEDIRFHVNNILSGMYSLSGQPDVAMFEYRVKFDEIFNPISFGGVPDIRIIVVRGIPAVAMVRLPTAESDGKANLHKGGVGVGLDLVSGKTLSGMQNGKTTDIHPDTANPLRNFSVPHWDTMLEMAAKAYDVTGLGYLGADIVLDKTKGPLLLELNARPGLAIQVANRMGIRPLLKATLEADTEGMDALARVDLARKLYRNHVPEPV from the coding sequence ATGATCGGACGCTATCGGGCTTTGCGGCGCGCCGGACTGCTCGGCATCAACGAGCGGAACCTGCGGCTCGTCAACGAGCTCAATCCGCGCAAGCTGATCCGGCTGGTTGATGACAAGCGCGAAACCAAGCGGCTGGCCATCGCCGCCGGCATTCCCACGCCGGAACTGTATGGAGTGATCGCCAATCCGTTTCACATGCGCCACCTCGAATCCTATCTCGACAAGCCGGATGGTGTGGTGATCAAGCCGGCCAATGGCTCGCAGGGGAACGGAATCCAGGTTCTGATGGAGCCGATGCGGGGCGGTTGGCGCCGCTCCAATGGCCAGCGGGCACTGCTCGAGGACATCCGCTTCCACGTCAACAATATCCTGTCAGGCATGTACAGCCTCAGCGGCCAGCCGGACGTGGCCATGTTCGAGTATCGCGTGAAGTTCGACGAAATCTTCAACCCGATCTCGTTTGGCGGAGTGCCGGACATCCGCATCATCGTCGTGCGGGGCATCCCCGCCGTCGCCATGGTCCGCCTGCCGACGGCCGAGTCGGACGGCAAGGCCAATCTGCACAAGGGCGGCGTCGGCGTAGGCCTGGATCTTGTCAGCGGCAAGACACTAAGCGGCATGCAGAACGGCAAGACCACGGACATTCACCCGGACACGGCAAACCCGCTGCGGAATTTCTCGGTCCCCCATTGGGACACGATGCTGGAAATGGCCGCCAAGGCCTATGACGTGACCGGCCTCGGCTATCTCGGCGCAGACATCGTTCTGGACAAGACCAAGGGGCCGCTGCTGCTGGAACTCAATGCACGTCCGGGCCTGGCTATCCAGGTTGCCAACCGGATGGGCATCCGCCCCTTGCTGAAGGCCACGCTGGAAGCCGATACCGAAGGCATGGACGCACTTGCCCGGGTGGACCTCGCGCGCAAGCTTTATCGCAACCATGTTCCCGAACCCGTCTGA
- a CDS encoding UUP1 family membrane protein — protein MNSFTHTRLLALILAAIGLGIFATKVFQLDYPLAPGAQTTTWDFEIYLDFDTSNQPVRLEAYIPSNSENRRVSQEQFYNGAFGLRLNSREEEGRTAIWTYRYPNDRKVLRYRARLLGETTASPLPESMRRKLRRAAPETENDLERQAFLVWSTDLRRRSADDESLADLVLEEIFVDGDVDEVEALLSPALPRQIARLALARDVLTSQGIPARVANGVYLDQSRRRAEIRHWLEYHADGSDRRYFPGPDPNEFFTIWHGTKDFIRAEGISDLELQVSLQPVNAAVADVVQRVAKDEGSAMQWFSFNRLPITTQLVYQVLVTIPVGILMLVFLRQFIGLQTLGTFMPVLIGIAFRETALVNGVILFTALIVLGLAVRFYLEKLKLLLVPRLATVVVFIVICMAVIAQIMANNGQRIGLSISLFPMVILTMTIERMSIAWEEYSPTEAIKQGIGSLLVAAAAYLVMTNRHVEYLMFNFPELLLVIMAICLMMGKYTGLRLSELIRFRELDTRK, from the coding sequence GTGAATAGTTTTACACATACCAGACTTCTGGCGCTGATCCTCGCCGCCATCGGGCTTGGAATCTTTGCTACAAAAGTGTTCCAACTGGATTATCCGCTCGCCCCCGGCGCGCAGACAACGACTTGGGATTTCGAGATCTATCTGGATTTCGACACAAGCAACCAGCCTGTGCGGCTGGAGGCCTACATCCCGTCCAACAGCGAAAACCGCCGGGTCTCGCAGGAGCAATTCTACAATGGTGCCTTCGGCCTGCGCCTGAATTCGCGCGAGGAAGAAGGCCGGACGGCCATCTGGACCTACCGGTACCCGAATGACCGCAAGGTGTTGCGCTATCGCGCCCGCCTGCTGGGAGAGACAACGGCCAGCCCATTGCCGGAAAGCATGCGCCGCAAGCTGCGCCGCGCGGCGCCGGAAACCGAGAATGATCTTGAACGCCAGGCGTTCCTCGTCTGGTCCACCGATTTGCGCCGCCGCTCTGCCGACGATGAATCCCTGGCGGACCTTGTTCTGGAGGAAATCTTCGTGGATGGCGATGTGGACGAGGTGGAAGCCCTCCTGTCCCCCGCCCTGCCACGCCAGATCGCACGCCTTGCGCTGGCCCGCGACGTCCTCACCAGCCAGGGCATTCCTGCCCGCGTCGCCAATGGCGTTTACCTTGACCAGTCCCGCCGCCGCGCGGAAATCCGGCACTGGCTGGAATACCATGCCGATGGCAGCGACCGCCGATACTTCCCCGGACCGGACCCGAACGAGTTCTTCACCATCTGGCACGGCACCAAGGATTTCATTCGCGCCGAGGGCATCTCCGATCTGGAACTTCAGGTAAGCCTTCAACCCGTAAATGCCGCCGTGGCGGATGTCGTTCAGCGTGTGGCCAAGGATGAAGGCTCGGCCATGCAATGGTTCTCGTTCAACCGCCTGCCGATCACGACCCAACTGGTCTATCAGGTGCTCGTGACCATTCCGGTCGGCATCCTGATGCTGGTCTTCCTCAGACAATTCATCGGGCTGCAGACCCTTGGCACGTTCATGCCGGTGCTCATCGGCATCGCCTTCCGCGAAACCGCCCTGGTGAATGGCGTCATCCTGTTCACTGCCCTCATCGTTCTGGGGCTGGCCGTTCGCTTCTATCTGGAGAAGCTCAAACTGCTGCTTGTGCCGAGGCTGGCCACCGTCGTTGTCTTCATCGTCATCTGCATGGCAGTCATCGCACAGATCATGGCCAATAATGGTCAACGGATCGGCCTGTCGATCTCCCTGTTCCCGATGGTCATCCTGACCATGACCATTGAGCGCATGTCGATCGCCTGGGAGGAATACTCCCCGACCGAAGCCATCAAGCAGGGCATTGGCAGCCTTCTCGTGGCCGCCGCAGCCTATCTGGTGATGACCAACCGGCATGTTGAATATCTGATGTTCAACTTCCCCGAACTGCTCCTCGTCATCATGGCCATCTGCCTGATGATGGGCAAATACACCGGTCTGCGGCTCAGCGAGCTGATCCGTTTCCGGGAACTGGACACGCGGAAATGA
- a CDS encoding RimK/LysX family protein: MIHIKVRAFAICQASIGAKLRLEEYTSVKYLRHVVAAAAILALPAVSATADSRDRTDDIAVMGYVEDVFVGKLGLEMKGKLDTGADSSSVFARDVHIYNKSGKDDWVRFRLVGKNGRTVRYDQNVRRFALIKLKTGGTIRRPVIHLPLCIGGVSGLAEVNLADREEFEYDFLVGREFMASRVLVDSSSTFIAEGSCENDDRE, encoded by the coding sequence GTGATCCATATCAAAGTTCGGGCATTCGCCATCTGCCAGGCGTCCATCGGCGCCAAGCTCAGGCTAGAGGAATATACCAGCGTGAAATATCTGAGACATGTCGTAGCCGCGGCGGCGATTCTCGCACTGCCTGCCGTCTCCGCCACCGCAGACAGCCGCGATCGGACCGACGACATTGCCGTCATGGGCTATGTCGAGGACGTCTTTGTCGGCAAGCTCGGACTGGAAATGAAGGGCAAGCTGGATACGGGGGCCGATTCCAGCTCTGTCTTCGCGCGCGATGTCCATATCTACAACAAGTCCGGCAAGGATGACTGGGTTCGCTTCCGGCTGGTCGGGAAGAATGGCCGCACCGTCCGGTACGACCAGAATGTCCGCCGCTTTGCACTGATCAAGCTGAAGACCGGCGGCACGATCCGCCGCCCGGTTATTCACCTCCCGCTATGCATCGGGGGAGTCAGTGGTCTGGCCGAAGTTAATCTGGCCGACCGGGAAGAATTCGAATACGACTTCCTTGTGGGGCGTGAATTCATGGCATCCAGAGTGCTGGTCGATTCCTCGTCGACATTCATCGCCGAAGGCAGCTGCGAAAACGACGACCGTGAATAG
- a CDS encoding PfaD family polyunsaturated fatty acid/polyketide biosynthesis protein, producing the protein MAMGRLLDQLLEHVREDVDVFVRHGALQSGPEDARQIRLGAIYPEWLGDAAFAQAHGARFNYVVGEMARGIATPKMVIEAVRAGCVGFYGSAGLKPEAIEAGVREIKAGIAPGQTAWGANLIHSPQQPGYETRVVDLFLSMGVRRVSASAYMRLSPDIVRYTAVGLSRDATGAIRRANHVFAKVSRAEVATQFMRPAPDRILKDLVAAGHLTEDQAELAAQVPVALDITAEADSGGHTDNRSAAPLFSSLSLARDRVAAETGIDGNAIRIGLGGGMATPHGIAAAFQMGAAYVLTGSVNQSAVESGLSEPARQLLARAGPADVGMAPAADMFEQGVEVQVLKRGTLFAMRARKLHALYKSGASFETLDGKDRDWLEDVLGEPFETAWEQTRAFITQSNPKEAARAEADGNKRLALVARRYLFMGAQWARDGNPDRVSDYQIWCGPAQGAFNEWVAGTFLEPIENRTVRQIALNLMEGAARLARAGQMRASGIAVPPSAFSYLPRKFL; encoded by the coding sequence ATGGCTATGGGTCGATTGCTGGATCAGCTGCTGGAACATGTTCGCGAAGACGTGGACGTGTTCGTGCGGCATGGCGCCCTGCAGTCCGGCCCGGAGGACGCCCGGCAAATCCGGCTGGGCGCGATCTATCCGGAATGGCTTGGAGACGCGGCCTTTGCGCAGGCGCACGGCGCGCGATTCAATTATGTCGTCGGTGAAATGGCGCGCGGCATCGCCACACCCAAAATGGTCATCGAGGCCGTGCGCGCAGGATGTGTTGGTTTCTATGGCAGCGCCGGCCTGAAGCCTGAGGCGATTGAGGCCGGGGTCCGCGAGATCAAGGCGGGTATCGCCCCGGGGCAGACAGCCTGGGGGGCCAACCTTATCCATTCCCCGCAGCAGCCGGGCTATGAGACGCGGGTCGTTGACCTGTTCCTGTCCATGGGCGTGCGCCGTGTCTCGGCATCGGCCTATATGCGCCTGTCACCGGATATCGTGCGCTACACGGCGGTGGGCCTGTCGCGAGATGCGACCGGAGCGATCCGGCGCGCCAATCATGTCTTCGCGAAAGTCTCCCGGGCCGAAGTGGCCACGCAATTCATGCGGCCTGCGCCGGATCGGATTCTGAAAGACCTCGTCGCCGCGGGCCACCTGACGGAAGACCAGGCGGAGCTTGCCGCGCAAGTCCCGGTGGCGCTGGATATTACAGCTGAAGCCGACAGTGGCGGCCACACCGACAACCGGTCTGCTGCGCCGCTGTTCTCCTCCCTGTCTCTGGCGCGGGACCGGGTGGCGGCAGAAACCGGCATTGATGGCAACGCGATCCGGATCGGGCTCGGGGGCGGCATGGCCACACCGCATGGGATTGCGGCAGCGTTCCAGATGGGCGCCGCCTATGTGCTGACGGGTTCGGTCAACCAGTCCGCGGTCGAGTCCGGATTGTCAGAGCCTGCCCGCCAATTGCTGGCCAGGGCCGGCCCGGCTGATGTCGGCATGGCCCCGGCGGCGGACATGTTCGAACAGGGCGTCGAAGTTCAGGTATTGAAGCGGGGGACCCTGTTCGCCATGCGGGCGCGCAAGCTGCATGCGCTGTACAAGTCCGGCGCGTCGTTCGAGACCCTGGACGGCAAGGACCGTGACTGGCTGGAAGATGTTCTTGGTGAGCCCTTCGAGACAGCCTGGGAGCAGACGCGGGCCTTCATCACGCAATCCAATCCGAAAGAAGCGGCGCGGGCCGAGGCGGACGGCAACAAGCGCCTGGCACTGGTGGCGCGGCGTTACCTGTTCATGGGCGCGCAATGGGCGCGCGACGGGAATCCTGACCGCGTGTCTGACTACCAGATCTGGTGTGGCCCCGCGCAGGGAGCGTTCAATGAATGGGTTGCAGGGACGTTCCTTGAGCCGATCGAGAACCGGACCGTGCGCCAGATTGCCCTGAACCTGATGGAGGGCGCTGCTCGGCTGGCGCGGGCCGGCCAGATGCGGGCGAGCGGCATCGCCGTGCCCCCCAGCGCCTTTTCCTACCTGCCGAGAAAGTTTCTCTGA
- a CDS encoding beta-ketoacyl synthase N-terminal-like domain-containing protein, translating into MTKGPAEPVAIVGMGAIFPGRGDVTGFWRDVFEGRDLLSDVPPSHWLTEDYYDADPRAKDKTYGRRGGFIDPVAFDPLTFGIPPKAMEGTDTAQLLALVAAYATLQDIERDSEGRIDKSRTSVVLGVASATELTAHMAGRLQRPVWVNAMREAGLPESEVAALAERIESHYVEWQEATFPGLLGNVVAGRIANRFDLGGSNMVTDAACASSLSALSIALHELRSGDSDTVLTGGVDALNDILMYMCFSKTPALSPTGDCRPFSNAADGTMLGEGIGMLALRRLEDAERDGNTIHAVIRGLGGGSDGKGTAIYAPVPEGQARALKRAYAQAGYGPDAVDLVEGHGTGTKAGDKAELDGLHLVFGEVETDAPWCALGSIKSQIGHTKAAAGAASLVKVVNALSRKILPPTIKIEEPADVIKDSNAFYLNTEARPWIAPKKRPRRASVSSFGFGGSNFHVTLEEYTGKTAVRPYRVLPAELFLFSADSAEALASAIAGVADGLEDVALAHAASQSHAGFDPGAVARAAIIAESVSDLEAKAANLSAQVRAGEIGVRPFKVDCFASLDAPVEGKIAFMFSGQGSQYVGMGSDLAMAFPAAREAWDRAASHKRTGKLRLDRLSFPPAAFDQVDFGAQTQTLTEMQHAQPAIAAVALSQLGLLSRLGLAADMAAGHSFGEIMALHLAGVMDADTALTAAAERGALMAKAAGNTKGAMLAVQTDAETIASVLKTVGQGLVLANDNGPDQVVLSGGQAAVEAAKAECDARGLKARLLPVATAFHSEIVAEAVPPFEKVLGKQKLRAPKLDVYANATAGKYKAKVADLPAFIADQLIQPVRFRDQVEAMYADGARVFVEVGPGGVVTGLVGHILGERPHLAVSLDHKRRNGVNQFLLAVATLGVSGLDLDYAALFDGVPAQPPRPAPSKHAVKITGGNYNKPYPPANGAAGRAPPNPEKPSVQEPAAAAAAFSPPPAQAESMPRPSVQDLPEQTGTPMTQDKSSAGSHSAPQRSSGVAAPASTTERIMQEVSQRHADYMAAMSTAHSAFLNVAAQLAGHVPSEPVRSEVPVALPAPVASPPPAMSAQPDIATQAAPPAAAPPPAPKPAAAPVQTQPVAEPAAPAALAPGSGNAISLVRSIIAEKTGYPEDMLEPDMDLEGELGVDSIKQVEILSTLRERMPDLPEIDPEQLVELRTISAIAAMIDASNAGTPQTAASAAPAPAPMAAVPDGAISADTVRALIAEKTGYPEDMLEDDMDLEGELGVDSIKQVEILSALRDQHPELPEVDPEVLADLRTIRAIADFFG; encoded by the coding sequence ATGACCAAAGGCCCCGCTGAACCGGTCGCCATTGTCGGCATGGGTGCCATCTTCCCGGGCAGGGGAGATGTCACCGGCTTCTGGCGCGACGTGTTCGAAGGACGCGATCTGCTGTCGGATGTGCCGCCGAGTCACTGGTTGACCGAGGATTATTACGACGCAGACCCGCGCGCGAAGGACAAGACCTATGGCCGCCGCGGAGGGTTCATCGATCCCGTCGCGTTCGACCCGCTGACATTCGGCATTCCGCCAAAGGCGATGGAAGGAACGGATACGGCGCAATTGCTGGCCCTTGTCGCAGCCTATGCAACACTGCAGGACATCGAGCGAGACAGTGAAGGGCGCATCGACAAATCCCGCACCAGTGTCGTTCTCGGTGTGGCGTCTGCCACCGAACTCACCGCCCACATGGCCGGACGGCTGCAGCGGCCTGTCTGGGTCAACGCCATGCGTGAGGCCGGCTTGCCGGAAAGCGAGGTCGCGGCGCTCGCCGAGCGGATCGAAAGCCATTATGTCGAATGGCAGGAAGCAACCTTTCCCGGACTGCTCGGAAACGTCGTGGCCGGACGAATTGCCAACCGGTTCGATCTTGGCGGTAGCAACATGGTGACGGATGCGGCCTGTGCATCCAGCCTGTCCGCGCTGAGCATTGCCCTGCACGAGCTTCGCTCGGGCGACAGCGATACGGTGCTCACCGGCGGGGTCGACGCGCTGAACGACATTCTGATGTATATGTGCTTCTCGAAAACACCGGCCCTGTCTCCGACCGGGGATTGCCGGCCGTTTTCGAACGCGGCAGACGGCACCATGCTGGGAGAGGGGATCGGCATGCTGGCCTTGCGGCGCCTAGAGGATGCCGAGCGGGATGGCAACACGATCCATGCCGTGATCCGGGGGCTCGGTGGCGGCTCTGACGGCAAGGGTACGGCAATCTATGCGCCGGTCCCGGAAGGCCAGGCCCGCGCGCTGAAGCGGGCCTATGCGCAGGCAGGTTACGGTCCGGACGCCGTGGACCTGGTGGAGGGGCATGGCACAGGCACCAAGGCCGGGGACAAGGCTGAGCTGGACGGTCTGCATCTTGTGTTCGGCGAGGTCGAGACTGACGCGCCCTGGTGTGCGCTGGGGTCGATCAAGTCCCAGATCGGTCATACGAAAGCGGCCGCAGGTGCGGCGAGTCTCGTCAAGGTCGTGAATGCGCTCAGCCGGAAAATCCTTCCGCCCACGATCAAGATCGAGGAGCCGGCCGATGTCATCAAGGACAGCAACGCCTTCTATCTGAACACAGAGGCGCGTCCGTGGATCGCACCGAAGAAACGTCCGCGCCGTGCCTCGGTCAGTTCCTTCGGATTTGGGGGCAGCAATTTCCATGTCACGCTGGAGGAATATACCGGCAAGACGGCGGTCCGGCCCTACCGGGTGCTTCCGGCAGAATTGTTCCTGTTCAGCGCCGATTCCGCCGAGGCGCTTGCATCGGCCATTGCGGGCGTAGCTGACGGCCTGGAGGATGTCGCGCTCGCGCATGCCGCTTCGCAGAGCCATGCCGGATTTGATCCGGGGGCTGTGGCGCGCGCGGCGATCATCGCGGAATCCGTGTCCGACCTGGAGGCAAAGGCTGCGAACTTGTCCGCACAGGTGCGGGCGGGAGAGATCGGCGTTCGTCCGTTCAAGGTGGATTGTTTCGCATCGCTTGACGCGCCGGTCGAGGGCAAGATCGCCTTCATGTTCTCGGGGCAGGGCAGCCAGTATGTCGGCATGGGATCAGACCTCGCCATGGCCTTCCCGGCAGCGCGCGAGGCTTGGGACCGGGCGGCCAGCCACAAGCGGACCGGCAAGCTGCGGCTGGACAGGCTGTCCTTCCCGCCAGCGGCCTTTGATCAGGTCGATTTCGGAGCGCAGACCCAGACCCTGACCGAGATGCAGCATGCCCAGCCGGCCATTGCCGCGGTTGCGCTGTCGCAACTCGGCCTGCTGTCACGGCTCGGCCTGGCGGCGGACATGGCGGCCGGGCACAGTTTCGGCGAGATCATGGCCCTGCACCTGGCCGGGGTGATGGATGCCGACACCGCGCTCACCGCGGCGGCAGAGCGCGGCGCGCTGATGGCAAAGGCTGCGGGCAACACGAAGGGGGCCATGCTCGCTGTCCAGACCGACGCCGAGACGATTGCGTCAGTGCTGAAGACGGTGGGGCAGGGGCTGGTTCTGGCCAATGACAATGGGCCGGATCAGGTCGTCCTGTCCGGCGGGCAGGCCGCGGTGGAGGCGGCGAAAGCCGAATGCGATGCGCGGGGCCTGAAGGCCCGCCTGCTGCCGGTGGCCACGGCCTTCCATTCCGAGATCGTGGCCGAAGCCGTTCCGCCCTTCGAGAAGGTGCTGGGCAAACAGAAGCTGCGCGCGCCGAAACTGGATGTCTATGCCAATGCCACGGCGGGCAAATACAAGGCCAAGGTCGCAGATCTGCCGGCCTTCATCGCCGACCAGCTGATCCAGCCGGTCCGCTTCCGGGACCAGGTCGAGGCCATGTATGCGGACGGGGCGCGGGTATTTGTTGAAGTCGGCCCAGGCGGGGTCGTGACCGGCCTTGTCGGGCATATTCTGGGCGAGCGGCCACACCTTGCCGTGTCGCTGGATCACAAACGCCGCAATGGCGTGAACCAGTTCCTGCTGGCGGTTGCGACACTGGGCGTGTCCGGTCTCGATCTCGATTATGCCGCCCTGTTCGACGGCGTGCCGGCGCAGCCGCCCCGGCCTGCGCCGTCGAAGCATGCAGTGAAGATCACCGGGGGCAATTACAACAAGCCCTATCCGCCCGCCAATGGCGCGGCCGGACGGGCACCGCCCAATCCGGAAAAACCATCCGTCCAGGAACCAGCCGCAGCAGCGGCAGCGTTCAGCCCTCCTCCCGCTCAGGCAGAGTCCATGCCACGCCCGAGTGTTCAAGACCTTCCAGAACAGACAGGCACTCCCATGACCCAAGACAAATCTTCCGCCGGTTCGCACTCCGCCCCACAACGAAGTTCAGGGGTCGCCGCTCCGGCGTCCACGACTGAACGGATCATGCAGGAAGTTTCACAGCGCCATGCGGACTATATGGCGGCCATGTCTACCGCGCACTCAGCCTTCCTGAACGTCGCGGCCCAACTGGCCGGTCATGTGCCGAGTGAGCCGGTTCGCAGTGAAGTTCCGGTGGCCTTGCCGGCCCCGGTGGCGTCGCCGCCGCCTGCCATGTCCGCGCAGCCCGATATCGCTACGCAGGCGGCTCCGCCAGCTGCAGCGCCGCCACCTGCACCCAAGCCGGCTGCCGCACCGGTTCAGACGCAGCCCGTTGCCGAACCGGCCGCCCCCGCAGCCCTGGCGCCGGGGAGCGGGAATGCCATCAGCCTCGTGCGCAGCATCATCGCGGAGAAGACCGGTTATCCGGAAGACATGCTCGAACCTGACATGGACCTTGAAGGCGAACTTGGCGTCGACTCGATCAAACAGGTGGAAATCCTCTCCACACTGCGCGAACGCATGCCGGACCTGCCTGAGATCGACCCGGAACAATTGGTCGAGTTGCGCACCATCTCTGCCATCGCGGCAATGATCGATGCCTCGAACGCGGGCACACCGCAGACGGCCGCGTCTGCAGCACCTGCTCCAGCACCCATGGCGGCTGTGCCCGATGGGGCGATCTCCGCCGATACGGTCCGGGCCCTGATTGCAGAAAAGACCGGATATCCGGAGGACATGCTGGAGGACGATATGGACCTCGAAGGCGAACTGGGTGTCGATTCGATCAAGCAGGTGGAAATCCTGTCAGCTTTGCGCGACCAGCATCCGGAGCTGCCTGAAGTCGACCCGGAAGTGCTGGCTGATCTGCGCACGATCCGGGCCATCGCGGATTTTTTTGGATAG
- a CDS encoding SDR family oxidoreductase, protein MARALVGVLNGAGASAGLLDAMGSGARTVILTEGLSGLPVTERHWQVLDQCRTLHQRGGRIVLLQPAGAGDFDRLSGLGGLSRTLRQEWPGQQIDTWSLPAAAPVDEKAALILRALAAGVQDADLTVDGASVQQIAGAPRLTPSVPSTRNVWFAPGGARGVTSACVMELARRQPGSVFVLVGRSAIAPWPAGIEVTTDTKQLRGALIAAARASGQKPSLPDIDREARILLAGQEIRATLDAITASGAQAVYLQADMSDRNSIVSAVDAITQQYGPITGLVHGAGVLADGLALKKTREDVAHVFGPKVEGLAMLLDVLDPSRLRHIGLFSSASAVFGNTGQSDYAMANAWLGAVARKLAADLPDATVKSFCWGPWAGGMVDSSLAGHFAARGISLIGLKDGSRIFADQILQGDRSEVELLIGDEWAG, encoded by the coding sequence ATGGCGCGTGCACTTGTCGGTGTCCTGAACGGGGCAGGTGCCAGTGCGGGCCTGCTGGATGCGATGGGGTCCGGCGCGCGTACCGTTATTCTGACGGAAGGACTTTCCGGCCTGCCGGTCACCGAACGCCATTGGCAAGTGCTGGATCAATGCCGCACACTTCACCAGCGCGGCGGCCGGATCGTGCTGCTGCAGCCTGCAGGGGCCGGCGATTTCGACCGCCTGTCCGGGCTTGGCGGACTGTCCCGCACCCTGCGACAGGAATGGCCGGGGCAACAGATTGACACCTGGTCGCTCCCTGCGGCTGCCCCAGTAGATGAGAAAGCCGCGCTCATCCTGCGCGCGCTCGCTGCGGGCGTGCAGGATGCCGACCTGACGGTCGATGGCGCTTCGGTCCAACAGATTGCCGGCGCGCCGCGACTTACTCCTTCGGTGCCTTCGACCCGCAATGTCTGGTTTGCGCCCGGCGGCGCGCGGGGGGTCACTTCGGCATGCGTGATGGAACTCGCCCGACGGCAGCCCGGCAGCGTGTTCGTTCTCGTGGGCCGGTCAGCTATTGCGCCATGGCCGGCAGGGATCGAGGTCACTACGGATACGAAACAATTGCGCGGCGCCTTGATCGCCGCCGCACGGGCCAGCGGGCAAAAGCCCTCCCTGCCGGACATCGACCGGGAGGCCCGGATACTGCTCGCTGGACAGGAAATCCGCGCGACCCTGGACGCCATCACGGCATCCGGGGCGCAGGCAGTCTATCTTCAGGCGGACATGTCGGATCGCAACAGTATCGTGTCGGCCGTGGATGCCATCACACAGCAATACGGTCCCATTACCGGCCTGGTGCACGGAGCAGGGGTTCTGGCAGACGGCCTCGCGCTGAAAAAGACCCGTGAGGATGTCGCGCATGTATTCGGGCCAAAGGTTGAAGGCCTCGCCATGCTGCTGGATGTGCTCGATCCCTCCCGCTTGCGGCATATTGGCCTGTTCTCGTCAGCGTCTGCCGTGTTCGGTAATACCGGGCAAAGTGATTATGCAATGGCGAACGCCTGGCTCGGGGCCGTGGCCCGGAAACTTGCGGCCGATCTTCCGGACGCCACTGTGAAGAGTTTTTGTTGGGGCCCGTGGGCGGGCGGCATGGTCGATTCTTCGCTGGCCGGCCATTTCGCCGCTCGCGGCATCTCCCTGATCGGCCTCAAGGATGGCTCGCGGATTTTTGCAGACCAGATCCTGCAGGGCGACCGGTCCGAGGTGGAACTGCTGATCGGGGACGAGTGGGCAGGATGA